The Piliocolobus tephrosceles isolate RC106 chromosome 2, ASM277652v3, whole genome shotgun sequence genome window below encodes:
- the IQCF6 gene encoding IQ domain-containing protein F6 isoform X1, which produces MDTRNVSKALAGGICLMGNEQCLKLEKTAIKIQSWWRGNMVRRTLLHAALRAWVIQCWWRSMQAKMLEQRRRLALRLYTCQEWAVVKVQAQVRMWQARRRFLQARQAACIIQSHWRWHASQTRGLIRGHYEVRASRLELDIEILMT; this is translated from the exons TTGCAGGAGGGATTTGCCTGATGGGTAATGAACAGTGTCTAAAG TTAGAGAAGACAGCCATAAAGATTCAGTCATGGTGGCGTGGCAACATGGTGCGCCGGACATTACTGCATGCAGCACTCAGAGCCTGGGTCATCCAGTGTTGGTGGAGGTCGATGCAGGCCAAGATGTTGGAGCAAAGACGGCGCCTGGCACTAAGACTCTATACCTGCCAGGAGTGGGCAGTGGTGAAGGTGCAGGCACAGGTTCGAATGTGGCAGGCCCGCAGGCGGTTCCTCCAGGCACGCCAAGCAGCCTGCATCATCCAGTCTCACTGGCGCTGGCATGCCAGCCAAACCCGAGGCCTGATCCGGGGCCACTATGAGGTCAGAGCCAGCCGGCTGGAGCTTGACATCGAAATCCTCATGACCTAG
- the IQCF6 gene encoding IQ domain-containing protein F6 isoform X2, producing MDTRNLEKTAIKIQSWWRGNMVRRTLLHAALRAWVIQCWWRSMQAKMLEQRRRLALRLYTCQEWAVVKVQAQVRMWQARRRFLQARQAACIIQSHWRWHASQTRGLIRGHYEVRASRLELDIEILMT from the coding sequence TTAGAGAAGACAGCCATAAAGATTCAGTCATGGTGGCGTGGCAACATGGTGCGCCGGACATTACTGCATGCAGCACTCAGAGCCTGGGTCATCCAGTGTTGGTGGAGGTCGATGCAGGCCAAGATGTTGGAGCAAAGACGGCGCCTGGCACTAAGACTCTATACCTGCCAGGAGTGGGCAGTGGTGAAGGTGCAGGCACAGGTTCGAATGTGGCAGGCCCGCAGGCGGTTCCTCCAGGCACGCCAAGCAGCCTGCATCATCCAGTCTCACTGGCGCTGGCATGCCAGCCAAACCCGAGGCCTGATCCGGGGCCACTATGAGGTCAGAGCCAGCCGGCTGGAGCTTGACATCGAAATCCTCATGACCTAG